The sequence TGTTCGGCAATGTCGGCCGGGCCTTCCACAGAGACGTTGAGAGTGATGATTTGTTCTTCTGTGGTGTCGTTGCGCACAGTCACGGGGACGATGGCTTGCTCGTCCAGTGCCAGGAATCGCGGGAAAGTAGGCGTTGCGGAGATCGGGCTTTTGATGCGCGTGACCATGCTGCCGGAGCCGAAGCGTGAGCCGTCCGCGGCAACAGCCATAATGCGCAGACCGCCCTGGAAACCTTCCGGTGCTCTGGCCGCGAAATGTACAACGCCCTGGGCATCAGCTGTAAGCGGACCGGACCAGAAAGTGACCGGCTTGACCCGGCTGATGCCCTCTGTCCGGGCGTAATCGGCCATGGCCGCCATCATGCGCCCACCGCCTGCCGGGGCGTTGCCTTCCACATTCGGCTCGGGGAAGAGCATGGAGAAGATGTCGAAGCTGTCCACGTCCAGACGCCGTTTGGCGTAGAAGAATTCAAAGGGGTTGGGCGTTTTTTGCGCGATGAGTCGCAAAATGCCTTCATCGACGGCCGCAATGGTCACTGCGCTGCCCGGCGCAGTGGTGGCGGTCACTTCGATGGATTCGCCGGGTTGAACTTGTTCAGGAGCCTTGACTCCCACAGACAGCTGGTTCGTGGCGCGATTAACGTTGAAGGGAACAGCGCCGAATGCGCGTGCCGCCTCTCCTGATCGCAGCTCTCCTGCCTGTCGAAGCAAAATGGCGGTTACGTATACGTTGGGGGCATACGCAGCCTTGGCCTGAAAGCGGACCTGAGCCGTGTTTCCGGTAACATTCACGATTCTTGTTTCAAGCACCTCACGGCTTTCCACCGTGACCAGCGCCTTGCCGGAAAAGGGCGTCCGCAATTGGAACGTGGCTGTGTCCCCGGCACGGTATTCATCCTTGTCGGCCTGAATGTCGATTCGGGCCGGGTTTTCCATGGCCCAGGGAGAGAAACCCCATCCGCCGCAGTAGAAGGAAAGTTCCGAGGAGGCACCCGTTTCTGTATCGGTCAGCATGACGCGGTAGCTGCCGAATTCTTCAGGAGTGAAGCGGAAGCTGCCCACGGCTCGTTCTTCGCCCGCGCTCTTGGGAGCCTGAATCGTCAGGTCGTCAATGAGTTGCGGATCGCGGCTGGATTCATAGCGAAAACCGCCGGAAGGGGTTCTGCGTACTACGGTCTGCCATTCGTCTTTGTACAGGCCGGCTTTGAGTTGTCCCTCAGCAGGGGTGCCGTCCGGTGTGATCAGGACGTAGCGAAAAACCACAGGCTCGCCGGGGGTGTAGGCGTTTCGATCCAGTACGCCCAGTCCTGGGTATCTTGGATAAACATGAACCGGAACGCCCTGTGCGCCGCTCACGCCACGACCGCCGTGTTCCCGGACCCTGGCCGTGATATGGGCCTCCAGCGCCGCGGGAGGAGTAAGCCCCTCGGGAATGCTGACGCGAAAGCTTTGGGTTCCTTTTTCATTGAGGCTGGCGTCTTCCAGTGCAAAGATTTCCGTGTTGGGAAATTTTTTGTCCGGATCGCCGAAAACGAAATCGCGGTATCCGGCCGGTCCGAAAGCCATGGGCCGGAGCATCACGCGTGTTTCCAGATTCAACCCCTGGGCCGGAGGACCAAAGAGGTAGCGGCTTTCCACATCGTAAGTCAGCTCACTTCCGGGGGTGGCCATTTCCATGCCGGGACGAATGGTCACTTTGATTCTGTCCGGAACGAATTCTTCCACTTGGTAGCGGTATTGGCCGATGGCCTCGCCGCCAGCCTCAAGCTGGGCGATATAGTGGCCGGTCAGCGCGTATTCGGGAATCTCTCTGGAAAAGTCCACCAGCCCTTGCTTGTTGGTGCGCAGGATCCTGGTATCCAACACACGCCCTTCCGGGTCGATGTGGCGCAGCGTCAGCGGCAGGGAAGGCGGAGCTTGAAGGCGTTGGTCCCGGATGATCGCGGCACCCTGCATGGTTTCCCCGGGCCGATAGATGTCCCGCTCCCCGTAGAGGAACGCACTCAGTCCGCGTTGTGAAAAACCACTGCCTCCGACATCCAGTCCTGTCGTGTCCACCCGGAAGCTGTCAGGAAGCAGGAAACTGAAGTCGTCACCCTGCTCCGCTGTAATCAAAAAGGCCTGTTCACCGTCGAGACGGGCGTTCAGATCCCGAACCCGCCAGAGTCCGTTGCCGTCGGTGCGCCCTTGCGCGAGCACTTGGTTGCGCTGGGAGCGCAACGTCATGCGCACACCGGGTTGAGGGGCCAAAGTGGAAAAGGAATTGACCCAGACGAGCAGCTCATTGGTTCCACGTTTGGCCACCATGCCCAGGTCCGTGACCAATACCCAGCGCTGCTTGCCCCACCAGGAACCGGGCAGCGTCATTCCAACACGGTAAAAGCCTGGTGCATTGCCCTGGATGACGTCGCCAAGGTCAACGCTGGTCCGCACCGGTTCGTTTTTGCGGGCGGAAACGTGCAGGCTTCGCTCCTTGATCCTGTCCCCGAGAGATTGGTTCAGTCCGGACGGATTGAAATCGGGGTCGAAGATGGTCCAACCGTAGTCCGCGAAAAGCCAGAACAGGTTGTTGCGGTAGACACGGTCCACGGTGAGTTCCACACGGTCCGTGTTTACGGTTTCCAGGGAGAGGTTTCGTGCTCCGTTTCGGGAGAGGAACATGCCGTCATCAACAAATCCGGCTGATGGAGGCAGGTCCGGCATGCGTAGCGAACCATTCCAGGCTTCCTGGAGGACCGCGCCGTCCACGGCGCGCAAGCCCTCTTGCAAGCGGACTTGGTACTCCTGACCGGGCATAAATTCGCCACGCAGGAACAAGCTGTTGCCGTCGCTGGTGAGACGGTATTCCGTAGGCGGCGTCACCTGAACGAAGCTTTCGCTCCGTTTGGAATCAACCGCGGTGGAAAGATCAATTTTGATGTTGAAATGGTTTCCCTGAGGGACGTTGTCCACAGATTGGGCATGCAGTACCGGGTCAAGCACAACCGGGAAGGTCCGTACCTCGTCGTGTCCCAACGCGAGGCTGCCGGGCTGGGGCCGGAGCTTGCCGGAAATGCGCAGGGTCAGCTCTCTTGGTTGGGGGAGCTTTTCCACGGGGGCGCTGCGAAAATTGATCTCTCGGCTGCGCCATCCGTTCAGCACCGTAATTTCCAGCGGGGTTTCCGAAAGAGGATCGTTGAGGGATACGGCGTTAAGGAAATCTTCAGGCAGGACCGGAGCGTTAAAGCGAATCGAACCTTCCAAGTGGATTAGTGTGGGACCGCCTTCCGCCGGTGTGGCGTGAAGCTTCAGGGCGTCCATGGAAAAATTGCCGGTCTTGAACCGGATTTTTCGATCACCGGTAAAGGTTTGCCCTTCTTTTAAAAATTTTTCCGGGTGCAGCTTGACAGTGTAGCGGGTGGCCAGCTGGAAAGGCTCCTCCGCACGGTAGGTCATGCTGTACGGGCCGGTCCAATGCCATTCTCCGGGATGGTCGGGGGAGATCACCGCAGGCGCTTCCACTGGTTGGCCTTGGCGTCCTTTGCCCAGAGGGTAGCTGAACTCCAGGGTGATGTCCCGACGATCCGCAATATTGATGGTCGTTTCCGTTACTGCAATGTTGGCGGGATCATCTTTTGTCCCCACTTTGGACGCGTTGCCGCCGAGGAGCAGGAAGGTTTCCACGGCCACGACAAGCAGCAGCAAAATGATGAGAATGTTTTTCACGTCTTTGGCTTTGGCGGCCAGAGCGGTTGCGGACATGGGAAATCCCCCGAAAGGTACGGTTGATGGTTTTACAAAATGAATTCGTCAGGAAAGGTTTAACGTATTTCGGGATGCCGCGAAAGAGTGGGCGGGGAATGAATTTTGCTGAAGGTTTTGTGCGGAAAAACATTCCTCTTCAATATCCTGTGGAGATTTACGTGCGGCTGAGCCTGATTTGCATTGTGATTACCGTGCTTCTGGTGTTGGGGATGGAGCGACTCAACAGCTCCCCGAACATCGGGGGAGAGTGGCCTCCGGAACCGGATTATGGTGTGATCGTGACCAACAACGGAACGTTTTACTATGTGGAATAGTCGAAAAAACATGGCGGTTGTGGCTTCGGTGCTGTTGTTGTGTTTGGCGATGCCCTCCGATGGATTCCCAGCGGACTGGAAAGCGCAGGAACGGGCTTGTCGGGCACAATGTCCAGCATTTCCACGGTACAGTGGTATTGAGACGCAGGCGGAGTATGCGCGGCGCATGCGTTTGCAGGCCGCGCACGACCGTTGCTTCATGCGCTGCGCCCGAAACTCGGCCGAGCGATTTTCTCCTTCTTTTACTCCGGTGGATGAGGCGGCACGTGCCTATTATCGCCGCAATGGAGTGCGAGTCCCCAAATAATCCCTGTTGCTCCCCGGCTAACGGCGGAGACAAGGGTACGTAATCCGGGTATGCGGAGGGCAAAGGAGGTCCGCATGTCCGATTCCAACGTTACCCGCCTGAAAAATCTTCAAACTGATCCGGAAAACCTGACAGAAAGCGTTGCCTGCCTGTGGGATGATGGGGAGCGAGTGTTTCGCGTGGGCGTTCTTGGAACCGGTCCGGGCTTTATGGCTCTTCTGGACGTTGCCAGGAATCCTCTTTTTTTGGAATTTCTCCCTCCTGTGGAAATTTTGGGCGTTGTCCGG is a genomic window of Paucidesulfovibrio gracilis DSM 16080 containing:
- a CDS encoding alpha-2-macroglobulin family protein produces the protein MSATALAAKAKDVKNILIILLLLVVAVETFLLLGGNASKVGTKDDPANIAVTETTINIADRRDITLEFSYPLGKGRQGQPVEAPAVISPDHPGEWHWTGPYSMTYRAEEPFQLATRYTVKLHPEKFLKEGQTFTGDRKIRFKTGNFSMDALKLHATPAEGGPTLIHLEGSIRFNAPVLPEDFLNAVSLNDPLSETPLEITVLNGWRSREINFRSAPVEKLPQPRELTLRISGKLRPQPGSLALGHDEVRTFPVVLDPVLHAQSVDNVPQGNHFNIKIDLSTAVDSKRSESFVQVTPPTEYRLTSDGNSLFLRGEFMPGQEYQVRLQEGLRAVDGAVLQEAWNGSLRMPDLPPSAGFVDDGMFLSRNGARNLSLETVNTDRVELTVDRVYRNNLFWLFADYGWTIFDPDFNPSGLNQSLGDRIKERSLHVSARKNEPVRTSVDLGDVIQGNAPGFYRVGMTLPGSWWGKQRWVLVTDLGMVAKRGTNELLVWVNSFSTLAPQPGVRMTLRSQRNQVLAQGRTDGNGLWRVRDLNARLDGEQAFLITAEQGDDFSFLLPDSFRVDTTGLDVGGSGFSQRGLSAFLYGERDIYRPGETMQGAAIIRDQRLQAPPSLPLTLRHIDPEGRVLDTRILRTNKQGLVDFSREIPEYALTGHYIAQLEAGGEAIGQYRYQVEEFVPDRIKVTIRPGMEMATPGSELTYDVESRYLFGPPAQGLNLETRVMLRPMAFGPAGYRDFVFGDPDKKFPNTEIFALEDASLNEKGTQSFRVSIPEGLTPPAALEAHITARVREHGGRGVSGAQGVPVHVYPRYPGLGVLDRNAYTPGEPVVFRYVLITPDGTPAEGQLKAGLYKDEWQTVVRRTPSGGFRYESSRDPQLIDDLTIQAPKSAGEERAVGSFRFTPEEFGSYRVMLTDTETGASSELSFYCGGWGFSPWAMENPARIDIQADKDEYRAGDTATFQLRTPFSGKALVTVESREVLETRIVNVTGNTAQVRFQAKAAYAPNVYVTAILLRQAGELRSGEAARAFGAVPFNVNRATNQLSVGVKAPEQVQPGESIEVTATTAPGSAVTIAAVDEGILRLIAQKTPNPFEFFYAKRRLDVDSFDIFSMLFPEPNVEGNAPAGGGRMMAAMADYARTEGISRVKPVTFWSGPLTADAQGVVHFAARAPEGFQGGLRIMAVAADGSRFGSGSMVTRIKSPISATPTFPRFLALDEQAIVPVTVRNDTTEEQIITLNVSVEGPADIAEHTQDVTVRAGREQTIPLSVQSALEEGTARFTVSADNGETTFRTTTDVPVRTAYPFEYRKTAGTLKEQSLVLPETSAQLVPSTVRRELHAGSLPLIRYSSDLRDLLAYPYGCAEQIASRAFPLLRFGELASTLAPDLVSTHGPEFMVQDALQRLMSMQTGDGGFAFWPGMYESDAWLSLYVTHFLIEAQRAGFTVPNTCLDPALSYTASLVKNQNPRQQSGLERITYGLYTLARSGVPDRGMMHFLAEQHRDQLDAQTGTLLASAFASVGDMETYDTLLAKVEQLPEGERERGGNLGSPLRDQALILLALLDTAPDDPRVAPAVQKVSELMAQGTHTTQENAMGLCALGAFFKRQRSHTPFNGRILLNDTELGTFTNEEPLHLRDVGPGELRIELDAPAAPGAVLYSLQTRGAADADSYQPASQGMEVRRSLLDRDGAPVSDQITQGDLLVMKLDIRSRAGTLPHLAIQALLPTGLEVENPRLATTERLDWMKEQPFNAVYQDLRDDRVLFFGDLPFDTEHPDEWQSLYVLVRAVTSGRFTLPPVRAEVMYDPGVFAQSETGTLDVAKDF